In Nicotiana tabacum cultivar K326 chromosome 17, ASM71507v2, whole genome shotgun sequence, one DNA window encodes the following:
- the LOC142171517 gene encoding uncharacterized protein LOC142171517, with protein sequence MSGERGRSEKRPRSEGIPDFLIVDQIPQLLWDWWRDFKEYERNQIKKYLGHLVHMITIKPRRDVIEALIPHWDPENNVFRFTDCEMTSTLEEISHFQGWGRNLRRQRPIVPKNMNEGKFLKLLNINYGQYESLGGKWVKLGLLFQLYGLECNFERNVGKLKSKEDKETWKIHRRFAFMVTFLGRVVFPEREGRIDIRLAGVVEALTSEGSDYTLVPMILSCIFRALTRCKMGARNFDGCNILLQIWFLEHFYRHPTITNFSELWPNHTYDHQKRIDKCDLPEGIGAWKELLLTLSAKRITWNYDWFSSKEVICESAYHSYLVLIGLDGVQSYAPLRVMRQFARLQEVPPTRDMSKFCYDFGKDQPHDEEEIMKIWYASKISELNDMVEDRDRGEVIPEYITWFHNPSFLRDRIEGSNRRRNDQRAIERLKEELGHSRMTISKQQAQMQAGVAQIRLNVEKDYQSALQGMDKDLKHAKNEAARLEEELASTICLVRRVEANKNAEMRKLQEDLSIIEEDVHQQQLEFDQQRERFARERAHLIRSKGQFLAQLEETKSHQHADFEVERRQWMIERAVLNRRIEEYEGRETDMGNALNTTQIWLQNCHMNMGQAREQVLQLAEKAAYIHDDHRHLNNEQVGQQARALVPQLPGVFQNLYEMLGGEWRPRDADH encoded by the coding sequence ATGAGTGGGGAAAGAGGTAGGTCTGAAAAGAGGCCCAGATCAGAAGGGATACCAGATTTTCTGATTGTCGATCAGATACCACAGTTGTTGTGGGATTGGTGGAGAGACTTTAAGGAATATGAGCGAAACCAGATAAAGAAATACTTGGGACATTTGGTTCACATGATTACGATAAAGCCCAGGAGGGATGTGATTGAAGCTTTGATTCCGCATTGGGATCCTGAAAATAATGTGTTCCGCTTTACCGACTGTGAAATGACTTCGACCTTGGAGGAAATCTCCCATTTCCAGGGGTGGGGCCGCAATCTTCGCCGCCAAAGGCCCATAGTACCAAAAAATATGAATGAGGGTAAGTTTCTGAAGCTTTTGAACATAAATTACGGACAATATGAAAGTCTAGGAGGCAAATGGGTTAAGTTGGGCCTTTTGTTTCAGTTGTATGGCCTAGAATGCAATTTCGAAAGGAATGTGGGAAAATTAAAATCGAAGGAAGATAAAGAAACATGGAAGATACATAGAAGGTTTGCATTTATGGTCACTTTTTTGGGGCGTGTAGTTTTCCCGGAAAGAGAGGGACGCATTGACATCCGTTTGGCAGGTGTAGTTGAGGCTCTGACCTCAGAAGGGAGTGATTATACTTTGGTTCCTATgattctttcttgcatttttcgTGCTTTAACTAGATGTAAAATGGGCGCGCGAAACTTCGATGGTTGCAACATTTTGTTACAGATATGGTTTTTGGAGCATTTCTATCGTCATCCTACGATCACTAATTTTAGTGAGTTATGGCCCAATCATACTTACGATCACCAGAAAAGGATTGATAAATGTGACTTACCAGAGGGGATTGGCGCCTGGAAAGAACTACTTCTTACTCTGTCTGCCAAACGGATCACTTGGAACTACGATTGGTTCTCCTCCAAAGAGGTCATTTGTGAGTCTGCATACCACTCTTATTTGGTACTCATAGGATTGGATGGTGTTCAGTCTTATGCTCCACTTCGGGTAATGCGCCAATTTGCACGACTACAGGAGGTGCCACCAACACGAGACATGAGCAAGTTCTGTTATGATTTTGGTAAAGATCAACCTCATGacgaagaagaaattatgaaaatttggtatgCAAGTAAAATCTCGGAGTTGAATGATATGGTAGAAGACCGCGATCGTGGAGAGGTGATCCCTGAATATATTACCTGGTTTCATAACCCTTCGTTTCTTAGAGATAGGATTGAAGGATCCAATAGGAGGAGAAACGATCAAAGAGCTATAGAAAGGTTAAAAGAGGAATTGGGTCATTCCCGGATGACCATATCTAAACAACAAGCCCAAATGCAGGCCGGAGTCGCTCAGATTCGTTTAAATGTTGAGAAAGATTATCAATCGGCCTTACAGGGCATGGACAAAGATCTAAAGCATGCTAAAAATGAGGCGGCCCGCTTAGAAGAAGAATTGGCAAGCACTATTTgtttagttagaagagttgagGCAAATAAAAATGCTGAAATGCGTAAGCTGCAAGAAGACTTGAGTATCATTGAAGAGGATGTGCACCAACAACAATTAGAGTTTGATCAACAGAGAGAGCGGTTTGCAAGGGAAAGGGCCCATTTGATACGTTCAAAGGGTCAGTTTCTTGCACAATTGGAAGAAACGAAAAGTCATCAACATGCAGATTTTGAGGTTGAGCGGCGTCAGTGGATGATTGAGAGAGCTGTGCTAAACCGCCGGATTGAAGAATATGAGGGACGCGAGACTGATATGGGTAATGCCCTCAACACTACCCAAATATGGTTGCAGAATTGTCACATGAATATGGGGCAAGCTAGAGAGCAAGTACTTCAATTGGCAGAGAAAGCAGCATATATCCATGATGATCATCGTCATCTAAACAATGAGCAAGTTGGTCAGCAGGCACGTGCCCTCGTTCCACAATTGCCGGGAGTGTTTCAGAATTTGTACGAGATGTTGGGGGGAGAGTGGAGGCCAAGGGATGCAGATCATTGA